Sequence from the Phlebotomus papatasi isolate M1 chromosome 5, Ppap_2.1, whole genome shotgun sequence genome:
TAACCTCACAATTTTTTTAGCGCCAAAAGTGTTCTTGTTCTTCTTTGTGGAAGGgcaaaaaaacagaagaaaatctttaaaaaaaaatgcatgaaaTAGTTAAAAGAGCGCGGGGAAAAGAAGTTGGAGACTCCATGAGACAtgagaataacaaaaatttgGCGCGAATGCAAAAACACCCCGTCAAAAATGGCGTCGACTTTGAAGAAAATAAATGCAGACTCAGCAGAAAAATTCGACAGAAGATCGTGGaaagaaaagaacaaaaatttctGAAATGAATGTGAATATTGTGGTAATTTTGGTGTTATTTGTGGAAATTTGGGGACAAGATGAGACAATTTCCAGCTGGGAGGACTACAAAAGGATTTTCAATCGAACGTATCGAAGGCCTTTTCGCGAGAGGCGCTCCCGAAAGGCTTTTGGTGCCAATTTGGAACTTGTTAATGCTCACAATCGTGCATTCAGCAACAATGAAACAACATTCAGAATGGCCATAAATCAATTGGCTGATCTTGTGAGTGatctaataataaaaagaaaaaattcatcTGCAAAAAGGGGAAGAATTTGTAGAAAATAGCACATTTCATTTGCAGAGTTCCCATGAATATCTTGTGAGATACATTCGAATGACATCAAATGAAGTTCCGGAAGATGAATTGAGGGAGCATGTGGCATCATTTGGGCATCAACCAGACATTCCGGATGCAATTGATTGGCGCCAAGAAGGATTCAATACACCTCCGGACAATCAGAAATCTTGCGGTTCATGCTATGCCTTCAGCATTGTCCACAGTATCGAAGGACAAATCTTCAAAAGAACGTCTAAACTCATTTCATTGAGGTATACCAacaactaacaaaaaaaaattatgtggcCTAGAATACAAAAGTTAAGGATGATAGACTATTTTTTGTTGTGAATTTTCAGTGAGCAACAAATTGTGGATTGTAGCGGTGGCGCTGGGAATCATGGATGTGCTGGAGGTTCTCTGCGGAATACACTGCGCTACTTGGTGTCATGTGGTGGACTTATGCGACAGCAGGACTACCCGTATACCGCCAGCGAAGGCAAATGTCACTTCTTGGCGCCACTATCTGTGGTAAATGTCAGCAATTGGGCCATTTTGCCCAGTGGCAGTGAAATGGCACTGGCTGTTGCTGTTGCAACTGTCGGACCAATTGCTGTCAGTATCAATGCATCACCGAAGAGTTTTCAGCTGTACGGTGATGGTATCTACGATGATCGTCAATGTTCGGCCAATTCCGTCAATCATGCGATGCTCATTGTCGGCTACACGCCCAATTACTGGATCCTCAAGAATTGGTGGGGAGAACGATGGGGAGAACATGGCTACATGCGATTGCAGCGCCATCGAAATCTCTGCGGAGTAGCTAATTATGCAGCATACGCCattgtttaaaaacttttcactCGCTCACTCataattacaaaacaaaaattccagtacccagcgagcaccaaatgctaagctttttcaaatcagct
This genomic interval carries:
- the LOC129808719 gene encoding procathepsin L-like; this encodes MQTQQKNSTEDRGKKRTKISEMNVNIVVILVLFVEIWGQDETISSWEDYKRIFNRTYRRPFRERRSRKAFGANLELVNAHNRAFSNNETTFRMAINQLADLSSHEYLVRYIRMTSNEVPEDELREHVASFGHQPDIPDAIDWRQEGFNTPPDNQKSCGSCYAFSIVHSIEGQIFKRTSKLISLSEQQIVDCSGGAGNHGCAGGSLRNTLRYLVSCGGLMRQQDYPYTASEGKCHFLAPLSVVNVSNWAILPSGSEMALAVAVATVGPIAVSINASPKSFQLYGDGIYDDRQCSANSVNHAMLIVGYTPNYWILKNWWGERWGEHGYMRLQRHRNLCGVANYAAYAIV